Below is a genomic region from Methanococcus maripaludis.
TTCCAAGTTTAAGGTGTTTTCCATGTTTTTTGATATACTTCCAAGGGTCGGATTAAAACCAAAAGATTACATTCTTAAATTCATACTTCCTGCAAGCGCAATTTCAATCCTATTATTAATTTTAGGAATAACCTACTTTTCAGGATACACCCGATTAGTTGTATTATTTTTACCGCTTCTTTTAATGGGAAGTGCTATAGGTTATCCCTACATTGAACTCGATTCACAGCGCCAGAAAATAAACGAAAGACTCCACATATTTATTACAAAATTTGGTGTCCTTTCGATCACGGATTTAGATAGAAAAGAATTAATGCACCTTTTAGCAACTGAAAAAGAAGAATTAGGCCAGCTTGCAATTGAGTCCCACAAAATCTTCGTATTAATTAAAAGATGGAACCAGTCCCTTGCAGAATCCTGCAGATTTTTGGCAAACAGATCTCCAAGCAACCAGTTCGGTGATTTTTTAGACCGTATGGCATATTCAATAGACAGCGGTCAGGATTTAAAAGAATTTTTAAGTGGGGAACAGGACGTTGTGATGGAAGATTACGGTGAATTTTATAAAAGGGCAATCTACACGCTCGATACATTTAAAGAAATGTACGTCAGCGCGGTGACTTCGGTGTCATTTTTCGTAACTTTTGCGATTATTGCACCATTTTTGCTCCCTTATGACTTTGTTACAATGGTAACTGTCGCCCTTTTGGGATTTATACTGATTGAAGTTATACTGGTTTATGCAATAAAGAGCAGACTTCCCTATGATCGTTTGTGGCATACTGGAGAAAGACCAACCAAAATCGACTTAAAATTAAAAAAATGGCTAATAATTTCAGTTATTGGAACAGTATTGGTCACAATATTCCTACTCTGGGGAAAATTTATTGGAGAAATACCCCAAATAATGAAATTACCCTACCAGATAATTTTCGCGCTTGGAATGAGCCCCCTTGCAATTGGAGGATACTTTGCACAGCGTGAAGAAAATATCGTAATTAGAAAAGAATTCAACTTTCCAGATTTTTTAAGGTCATTGGGAGATTCAGTTAGTGCAAAAGGTGGTGGTATGACCGATTCACTAGAATACCTCTCATCAAACGACTTTGGACCACTAACAAAAGATCTAGAAGGACTTTACAAAAGAGTATCAATTAGGGTGAACAGTCAGAAAGCATGGCGATACTTTGGATATGACACCTGCAGCTACATGATACAGCTTTTCTCCGAAATGTTTGAACGATGTACATTTTTAGGAGGAAATGCGGGTCTTGCTGCACACATGATTGGAAAAAACTTCAGAAAAATCATTAACTTGAGAAGAGCAAAATATCAAAGTGTTAGCCAGTTTTCTGGAATTATGTACGGATTATCTGGAGGTATGGCACTTACCCTATATGCATCAGCAGGGGTTGCAAACATGGTAAATGGCCTCTATACAGGTCTTGATATACCCGACACTATGATTTCTTTGGTGAATATCATAACCCCTGAAGACTTCAACCTAGTTGCATATTTAATATATGGGGTGCTTGTAATTTATTCGATTGTTTCAGGATACCTGATAAAATTGATGGATGGGGGACACTATCAAGTTTCACTCATGCACTTTGTGATAATGCTCTGGGTTGCATCAATAGTTGGATACATCACAGAAGTAATGACCGGAAGCCTGCTTGGAACGAGCCTCCCAATTTAATTATTTGAATAATGAACCAATTAAGAAAGCAATTAATACCAAATTCGTTACTATTTTTATATTTCTTGAAGCTTTTTTCGCCTCTTTTTTTGAAGGATTTTTTACAAGGTTGTATATTCCAATTAAAAATAATAAATCACAGAATACCACAGAAAGCATATAATAAATTCCAAAAAATCCAAATAAATACGGTAAAGGACTTAAAAAAACTGCAAATACGAGCAAAAATGCAGCAATGTATACCGACTTTTCACCGCATTTTATCGGAATTGAAATTACCTTTTCTTGTATATCTCCCTCTATATCTTCATAATCCTTAATTATTTCTCGAGACCACATTGCAAATAACGCACACAAAAATAGCATTATTGTAACATCTATATTTCCAACCGCAATTCCACCAAAAATAAACACTGAACCTGTTAAGTATGCCACAATTAAGTTTCCGATGATTTTATTCTTTTTATAAGTACTCGCATACTGTTGGAGTACGATAGAATTTAAAACTGCCATTAAAAAGCATGCCATATTAAATAAAGAGATAAATAACCCTACAAACACCAATAAATATGAAAATACCCTTGCATCAGTTAATGAAAGTCTTTTTGAAGGAATGGGTCGTTCTGGTTTGTTTATTTTATCAATTTTTAAATCATAGATATCATTTAAAGCATTTCCAAACCCGCAAACTAAAAAAACGACTATCGATGCGAGAATTAGATCATAGACTGTAGCAAGATTGAAGTAGGATGCAATCAAACCCCCGATAAATGCCCCAAAAGATGCCGTTAAACAATTTTTTAACCTAATTAACTCAAAATATGCTTTTATATCCATATCTTCACCTACCTTAAAATATATAGCTATAAACTTAGATAAATAGGTTGATACTTCTAATCCGTGATAAAATGTTGAAATTTGGAACCGCAGGAATCCCAATAAATGCGAAAAGCACCGAAAATGCACTTGAATATCTAAAAAAAATTAATCTTGATGCAATGGAACTTGAATTTGTTCGTGGTGTCAACTTAAAAAGTGAAAAAGCAGAACTTTTAGCAAAAAATTTGGAAATTACGCTCAGTGCACACGCCCCATATTATATCAATTTAAATGCAAAAGAACCTGAAAAAATCGAATCCAGTATTAAGAGAATCGTTGATTCTGCAAAAATTATTCATATATTCAACAAAAAAAATTCCGAAAATAAAAATGTGGTTTTTCATTCTGGATTTTATTTAAAACAGGATCAAAAATTAGTTTATGAGAAAATAAAAGCAAATACCCAAAGAATAATTGAAATAATGGATGAAAATAAAATAAATGCTATGTTGAGGCCAGAAACTACTGGAAAAGGTTCACAGTTTGGAAGCGTTGATGAATTAATCCAGTTATCAACTGAAATTGAAATAATGCCCTGCATTGACTTTTCACATGTTTATGCGCGAAGTCTTGGAAAAATAAATGATTACGATTCCTTTTCAAATATTTTATCAAAACTTGAGAATAATCTCGGAAAAAAAGGAATTAAAGACATGCACATCCACATTTCAGGAATTGAATTTGGAAATGGCGGAGAAAAAAAACATCTCCCGATATCAAATTCTGAATTTAAGTATTTAGAGGTATTAAAAGCTTTAAAAGATTTTGAGTGTTCTGGTACTGTTATCTGTGAAAGTCCGAGATTAGAATACGATGCAGTTATTTTAAAAAAGAATTATGAAGAATTGTAAGAAATTACTGCTGAACTGGAACTATCGAAATTTTTTTAAGAGAATTTCCCTTTTTACATTCTACTTTTTCTGGAAGTATTGAAGAAACCCGGTATTTTCCAGATATTCCTTCAGGATGGCATGAAAGGTAATTTTCACAGCATACTCTGTCACAGTGGACATCTACATGCGTTAAAGTTACGCCTTCAAGCGCTTTTTTAGATTCTATTATTATTGTAAATTCTGCAGGCATTACTTCTACCACCTTAACACCGTTTTCATGGACTGTGCACGGGTGATTTGCAGATCGGACACTTACTATTTTGTATCTCGTTCCAACATCCAGGTTATTGTGACATATTCTTTTAAATCTGCAAGGTTCGCATTCTTCGAGTGGCCCAAGATAAATAAACTCATTTCCAGTTTTTGCAAGCTCGCTGCCAATTAAGGTTATTTTTTTCATGAATAAATCACCGATAATAAGATTGAATAAATAGTACTAACTATAATAATCGAAATTATATTATATAAACAATGTCAAATAGATTTCAGTCGAAAATTACAGGTGTTTTATATGTGCGGAATAATCGGGTATATCGGAAATGAACGGGCTTCAAAAGTACTGTTAAACGGATTAAAAAGGCTAGAATATAGGGGATACGATAGCTGCGGAATTGCAACTATTGATGATACGATTAAACTTAAAAAAAATACTGGAAAAGTTTTGGAAGTTTCCAAAAAAGAAAATTTTGAAGATATGACTGGATTTACTGGAATAGGGCATAGTAGGTGGGCGACACATGGCGGGATTACAAAAAACAATGCGCACCCGCACTACGACTGTAGCGAAAAAATTTGCATTGCTCATAATGGAATCATATCTAATTACCGGGAATTAAAAGAGTTTTTAATTTCAAAAGGCCATGTTTTCAAATCCGAAACTGATACTGAAGTTATCCCGCATTTGATTGAAGAAGAACTAAAAAATTTTGAAGAATTAACCGAAAATAACTATATTGAGGGACTTAAAAATGCAATTGGAAAACTTAAAGGAACTTACGCACTTTTAATTTTAAATCAGGCTTTTCCAGAAACATTGATCGGAGTTAGGAACGAAAGTCCACTGATTTTAGGGATAAAAAATGATGAATGTTTTATTGGAAGTGATATTTCGGCATTTTTAGAATACACTAAACTTGCAATGCCGCTAAATGATTGCGATATGGTAATTTTAAGAAAAAAAAACAATAAAATAGATATTGAAGTCTTAAACGATGGAAAAAAGGTTGAAAGAGAAATTATTGAACTTCAGTGGGACATGGAAAGTGCTGAAAAGGAAGGATTCGACCACTTCATGTTAAAAGAAATTATGGAAGAACCGGTTATCTTAAAAAATTCAATGAAAATTTCAAAACCTGAAATTGAAAATCTTGCAAAAGAAATTGAAAAATGTGATAAAATATACATCACCGCAATGGGCACTTCACTTCATGCTGCAATGGTTGCGGAATACTGGTTCTCAGGATTAAATAAATTAGTTATTCCACTCGATTCATCTGAATTTTTAATAAAAGGAATTGTTGATGAGAAAACTTTAGTTATTGGGATAACTCAAAGTGGTGAAACATACGACACCATGAAAGCAATCAAATACGCTAAAGAAAAGGGTGCAAAAACTGCAACTATAGTAAACGTGCTTGGAAGCACCGCGACTAGGGAAGCGGATATCACGATAATGATGGGTTCAGGCCTAGAAATTGCGGTTTGTGCAACAAAAACATTCATGTCACAGCTTGTTATTTTATACCGGTTATTCATTGAGTATGGTAAAATCGTCGGAAAAAATATGGATATTTTTGAAAAAGAATTACTAAATATTCCAGATTACATTTCAAAAGTTTTGGATGAAAAAGAAAATATCTCAAAAATTGCAAAAGAAATAACCGCTAAAAACTATCTTTTCATTTCAAAAGGAATTAATCTTGCAAATGCCCTTGAAGGGGCTTTAAAATTCAAAGAAATAACCTATTTGCATGCAGAAGGAATGAGCAGCGGATTTTTAAAACACGGGACAATTTCACTAATTGATGAAAATATGGATACGGTTGCACTAATTCCGCCTTCAAAATCCGAACTTTTAAGTTCCGTTCTTTCAAATGTAGAAGAAATAAAAGCAAGAAATGGTAAAGTCATCGGAATTTCACCGGTTGAAAATAATTTAGAATATTTGGTAAAAGTTCCGGATGTAATTGAAGAAGTGAGCCCTTTTGTTTATGCGCCGGTTTGCCAGCTTTTAGCATATTATAAAGCTGTTGAGTTAAAAAGAGATGTAGATAAGCCACGGGGGCTTGCAAAAAGTGTTACAGTTGAGTAATTCGTTTTAATCTTTTCTTTTTTTCAATATCTACGCCCATATTTTCTTCGAGCTCCACCATTTTTGGCGGAAGTTCGTCCCATCTCCAAAAGCCCCTTAATACCTCGCTTTCTGGGAAGTATTTCTTGAGATATTTTACCCATCTTTCAAAGTAGTCTGGATAAAGTTTTTTTACTCTCAAAAATTCGCTGTTTAATGCTGAAGGGCATAAATAACAGCCGATTCTTTCAAATCCTTTATCGTACATCGGATTGTAGGATATATCTTTTGAAAATATGTAACTCCAAACGTCAAGTGAATTCCAGTCGAGAATCGGAAATATATTTGTCTGGAAATCGATAAACCCACTTTTTCTTTCGTAATCTAGATTTGCACGGGTGAAACTTTCATATTTTCTTGAACCATCAATTGTAAGAACTTTTTTGTTTCCATACTTCTTTTTTAAGTATCTTTTCAAAGGCATGAGTTTGCATGCACTGTTACACCATCGATTGTCTTTCGTTGGAATACCTTCTTTTTCAAGATTATCCCAGAAATTATCCCCGTCTACAGTATCAAGATTTATATCGTATTTTTTTGCAAAATCTTTTACATAATTTAGGGTTTCTGGATATTCTAAACCCGTATCGATAAATACAACGTCTAAATCAGGAATAACTTCTTTTGAAATTAAAGTACATACTGCACTGTCCTTTCCACCACTAAATGATGCATTTATTACATAGCCTTTTCGTTTGTATTTTTCAACTGCATCCTGAAGGATTTCTATTGAATATTCAATCTTTTCATCAAGATTTTCTTTATTGTTTTCCAAATAATCTGCAATCTTTTGAAAGTCAAGTTCCTTTTTCCTTGAAAGGTCTTTTACTTTTATCCGATCCTCTTTTCTAACCCCCACACCTAAAAAGTCCCCAATTTTAACTCCAATATATTCAAAATCATCTTTTAATGCTTCATTCAATTCTTCAGGGTTTTCCAAAAGTTCTTCTTTAATATATTTTCCTTTAAGCCTTTTTTTAGTATATTTTAAGGAAATTTTTGGATCTTCGATCATGTAATAAAGAGGAGAGGGAATAAATTTCCAAGTTAAATCTAGTAAATCAAATTCGAGTGTTCCAATCTGATCTTCAGAAACGTAAACCCTTTTTCTGTAATCAATTCCTGAAAGCTTTTCTAAAAGGATTAAATCATCTTCTTGGAAGTTTTTTCCGGTTAAATCATTTAAAATCTTTATTTCGTACGGTGATGCAAATTTTGTGTCTTCTTTGAACATAGTTTTTACCTACAAATCTTCACTTTAATTTAAATTATAATTTTTCTTCAAGATAATTAACAAAATCTCCAATTTCTGGGATATATGCCCCACAAGCGAATTTATGTCCTCCACCACTTCCTCCAACCTTTTTAGAAGCGTAATTTATCGCAGTTGCGAGGTTTATATCTTGTGCAAAAGATAACAGCTTTGGACATCTTGCTGAAACCTTGTATCCGCCATCTACTTCAGAAACTGCAAAAATTGGCTTTTTCCAATCAACCTTTTCAAGAGAATAGCTCATTCCAGCAACAATTCCAACGATGTTTCCCGTTATTGCATTTTTATCAACTTCAAAGTACTGGAAGTTTTCCTTCTGAACTATTTCAACTTCGTTTCGTAAAAAATCCATCGAACCTGCGAGATTTCTTTTGTGTTTTTTGAGCATTCTAAGCATTTTACTGTAGTTTTTGTCTCGATCCCCTTTTAGAACTTCAAGAGGAACCTCATATTCATCGTATCTCGAACATCCGTTTATACAGGTTGAAAATTCTTCCAGATTTTTCAAATTCGATTTAAATTCTTCATTTACTAACTCGTAGCTTTCTCCAAAAATAACTTTTGGAAGGTGTATTCGCCAGGCAGGGGGGATATATCGACTGCACTTGTGTAAAAACTCACTTCCCATGATTTTTTTCTGTTCGAATGTGAGATCACACAGATAATCTTTTGGAATTATATTGGTTCCGTGCTTTCTGTTTACATTGTTTATAAAGTTAATTATTCGAGAGTCGTTATCTGTAAGATCGGTCCTAACATCGGTAAAATATTTAATTGAAGTAAAAAGTGGCCTCGTGTGTTTCCCATAAAACTGTAAATCAGGACTTACTGAAATATCTCCTGCATTAATTGCATCCCTTAATATTAAATCCCTATTCAATCCAATTAAATTTCCTTCAAGACTCTGAACGTCTCCAACAGCCCCTAAAACTGCATATTTTGCAAGGTCGGTAAAACGCGGATTACATATCTTTGCAAAAAGATAACAAACTCCAGCACCGCAGATTTCTTTTCCGCCATCAATTCCATTGTTGTGAGGATTTACATTTACGATATTTTCAGGAATTTTTTCATTTGATATCAGGTGGTGGTCTAAAATAATTATTTTTGGCTTTTTTGAGAGTTCTTTTAACTTTTCATTTATTAAATCAATCTGGCCACTTCCAAGGTCTGCAAATATTATCAAATCATTGTCAAAAGGAATTGTATCGATTGTTCCGTAATCGATCTGCCTTAGAAATAAAAATTCGGCTTCAATATTCAATCTTTCGAGAACTTTTTCCAAAATAATTCTGGAATTTATACCATCTGTATCGATGTGGGTACATACTAGTATCTTTTTTTCCCGATTTTTTCTAAGTAATTTAACTGCTCTTTTTAAATTAAGTAAATATTCCATAATAACACCGTTATTCCAAAAATAAAATACAAATTAGACGTTTAAAACTCGAAACTCATTAGAGTACTATTTATATAATATAAAATTAATATATATGTATAATTGACCCTTAAAAAACCATAGAAGGAATATTTATGGATTATCAAACATTACTCCTTGTGTTAATTTCCGGTATAATAGGTTATGTGTTCACAAAAATATCAAAATCTATGACAGGATACTACCTAGTTCTTGTACTAATGTGTACGATTAATACATACGTACTTTTGGAAATGGCATTGAAAACATTGAGTACTGAGGGCATTGTTCCAGTTATCGGATTTTCAATAGCTACAATGGTAGTATTTGAAATTTCAAGAGCATATTTTGATAACTCATTGAGTATTGATACCTCAAGTTTTCGCGGTCTCCAAGAATTTGGGCTTGAGTACTACATAGCCATTATTTTATTCTACTCGGCATTGTTGTTCGTATTTTTACTATATATCATACCACTGGGATACATGAGTATGATATATATTTCAGTGATTATGCTGATTACATCATTTGCACTTGTTGGAAACAGTATTGTTCGGTACTGGGCATTTGAACTATACTTGGTAGTATACCTGATATTAATGGTCGGTTTAATCTTGTTGAATGTAATAGAAATTGAATACTATCCAACAGTACTTGCCCCATATCTGTTTGTTCTAGTATATTACTTGGAAATGAGATCGTTTATAAAAAAAAGAGCTTCGGGAAGAATTTCATTGAAAAAAACTCTTCTAAGATAATCACAAATCATGTATTTCCAAATTTTTAGTTTTTGTATCATATATAAAAAATCCTGTCGAAGAAGGGTTTACTATTAATGAATTTCCGATTTTATCAATGCACCTGCTTTCATGAATATGGCCGCATGCACACAAAACCGGTTTAAATTCTTCGACAATTTTTCTAACTGCACTGCTTCCAACGTTTCCCGCATCATACCTGTCAGCCATTGTATCTTTTGGAGGGACGTGAGAAATTAAAATAAAATTATTTTTAATGTCCATATTTTCATCTTTTAAAATATTAATAAACCTATTATATATCTCGTCTTCAGAATACTCATTTGGACTGCATATGGGGGTCTTGTTTGATCCCCCTAGTCCGATAAAAATAGTATCATCGAATTTAACCATTTTTTCATCAACATTTAAACCCGATTCGTTCATTTTTTCTTTTACATCTGAACATTCCCAGTTTCCAGGAATTAAAAAAACTTTTATCCTTTCGTTTAAATTTTTTAAAAAATCAATAATTCTAGTATCCCCTTCATGGACGATATCGCACGAATCATTCTGATTCTCTGACTTCACAAAGCTACGCTTCGTAAAATCTCCAGAAATTAAAATAGCGTCAGGTTTGTATCTTAAAAGTTTATCAAAATTAATTATACGGTCATGTAAGTCTGTTAATCCAATAATTCTCATAGAACCGCCATAAATTATCCTGAGAGGTTTGACAGTTCTGCAGTAGCATCGGATATCGCATCTGCGAGTGCCTGTGTTGTCTGGTTTGTTGAATTTGTTATCTGTTTTCCAGTATTTGATACATTACTTGCGTAGAAGTATGCTGCGATTGCTGCAACTGCAACTGCTGCCATTACCAGAATACCGATTTCCATTGATAACTGACCTTTTTTTGAAATTAACTTTTTTATAACCATTATAAAACTCCTTAAAAGTTAGCTAGAATTTATAGAAGACCAGTTTATGGAATTATTTTGGATTAATTCTATTTGATTATGGGTTTCGCTTAGTTCGGAACTCCAATCCACACTTGCTGCTTTTGCATTTTTAGCGTAGGAGTATGCTGCGATTGCTGCAACTGCAACTGCTGCTGCAACGAGGATACCAATCTCCATTGATACCTGACCTTTTTTTGATGTTAGTTTAAAAAATACCATCCACTATCCCCAAATAATAAAAAAATTAAAAATAGTTAAAGAATAGCTGCCATTATGCGCTAGAATTTATGGAAGACCAGTTTACACTGCTGTCTGTAACTGCTTCCAACTGATCGAGTGTATCGGTTACCTTACCTGTTGTATCTTCACTTGCTGCTTTTGCATTTTTAGCGTAGAAGTATGCTGCGATTGCTGCAACTGCAACTGCTGCTGCAACGAGGATACCAATCTCCATTGATACCTGACCTTTTTTTGATGTTAATTTTTCTAAAAATTTCATTGAATACCACCTGAACAGTGTTATAGGTTCATTAATCCATATATGCCACAGAATATATATATTTATTTATTTAGTTTTGAACATTAAAGATAGTATAATAATCGATACGATCGAAGAATAACTTTTAAAAGAAAAAAAGTGGAAGTACTGGGATTTGAACCCAGGTCCAGGGATTTCTCCTGCATCGGGCTTTAGTCCACGCAACAAACTTGTGTTTGTGCGCCTTAAAAATCCTTAGATTCTTAAGAAGGCCATATAGGCACTTGGAGTCCCCGATGATAGACCAGACTACACCATACTCCCTATTGCACATTATAAGAATAAAAAAAGATATATATATAATTTACTGTTAAATCCATTATTTAGTAATTTCTTTGATTGCGATTTTTAGTAGTGTAAAATAAAATTTGAAAATATGATCGATCTCGCTTTTGAAATAGTTCTTCCAATAGCATTTGGAATTATAATAGGTTATATACTTAAGAATGCATATAGTAACAACTGCTTTGTATTAATTGGATTTTTTACAGGAATTATCGTAACTGCATTTAGGCTCTACAGATTTATGAAAAAACATCAAAAACAGCTGAAAGAAAACAGAAAACGAAAATGACAGGTTGATTAGGTGAGATTTTGGAATTAATTGTAAAAGAAGAATCAAAAACGGATTATAATTACGGATCTGATCCATACAAAAGAGACATAAAAACGCTTCTAAATACGGGACTTGTTGTAATCGATAAGCCATCTGGCCCAACTTCCCACGAAGTTGCCGCATGGGTTAGAAACATGCTAAATTTAGTTAAAGCAGGGCATGGTGGAACGCTTGACCCAAAAGTTACAGGTGCACTTCCTGTAGCATTAGGAAACACCACAAAGTGTGTTCCGATCTGGCACATCCCTCCAAAAGAATACGTGTGTTTGATGCATCTGCATGACGATGCTAAACTTGAAGATATTGAAAATATTTTCAAAGAATTTACTGGAAGAATTCATCAAAGACCCCCTTTAAAAGCTGCTGTCAAAAGAAGCCTTAGAATTAGAAAAATATACGAAATTGAGATTTTGGAAATCGATGGTCGAGATATATTATTTAGAACAAAATGCCAGTCCGGAACGTATTTAAGAAAACTTGTAGATGATATGGGAGAAGCTCTTGGAACATCTGCACACATGCAGGAACTTAGAAGAACGATTAGTGGGCCATTTTATGAAAATGAAGCCGTTTATTTGCAGGATTTACTCGATGCATATATATTCTGGAAAGAAGACGGAAACGAAGAAGAATTAAGAAAATTAGTAAAACCTCTTGAATACGGGCTACAACACCTTAAAAAAATAATTGTAAAGGATAGCGCAGTCGATGCAGTATGCCATGGAGCTACACTTTATTCTTCAGGAGTTTCAAAAATTGAAAAGGGAATTGGAACTGATGAAGTTGTTCTGATCGAAACACTAAAAGGAGAAGCCGTTGCAGTTGGAAAACCACTCATGAATACAAAAGACATGCTAAAAACCGAAGAAGGCGAAGTTGTAGAAATAACGCGTGTGATAATGGAACCTGGGATCTATCCTAGAATCTGGAAAAAAAGAAATAAAAATGATAAAACTAAAGCGGAATCAAAGAAGAAATAAATTAGCGGTGAATATTATGAAGATTATAATTGACGAAAATTACTGTAAAGGATGCGACATCTGCATTGAAGTGTGCCCAAAAGACGTTTACAAAAAGTCAGAAACACTGAATAAAAAAGGAATTTACCCGCCCATTCCAGTAAACCCAAAAGAATGTACAAACTGCCAGCTCTGCATATTACAATGCCCAGATCAGGCAATTACTGTTGAAACTGAAGAATAAATGTGAAAAAATGCTTGCAATTGCAACAAAACTTACTAAAATTAATTATGATTATGAAAAATTGCTTGAAATAAACAGAACCGTTTCAAAATCTTTTGATTACCACGTTATAGATGCTGAAACTACTTTGTTAGATGAAAATATTCTTGAAGACTTAAAAAAAGCAGTTTTGACGGTTCAAAGTAAAAGAACCGATTCTTTTGAACTTTTGGAAAAATATGCATCATATGATTTTGATATATGCGTTGTTTTAGGAAATCGCGCATATCTTTCAGAAAAAGAGTCTAATTTTAAAAAAACAAGGATTTTGGATGTTTTAGAAAAAGCAGTTTCTTACAAAAATAAAATTTGGGTAGGAACTGAAGGGGTCGAAAAACTTGTAAAAGATTTTATCGAAAAAAACGATTTAATTTCTTATTATGTTTACGGCTGTGAAAATCCAGATATTTCTTCAAAAAAAGCAATTTACATACCTTATTGTAAAAAAATGGATGAAAATATTTTAAATTCCATGAAAAACTACCTTGGACGGCGTGAAGATTATCACGGAAACTGGCAAGATTTTATAATTTCACTTGAAGACTTAAAAAATAAAGATTTAAATAAATTTAAAGACCATGTTATTGTTGGATATCCAATAAATCAGGATTATGAAAATATTTTAAACTTTAAAAATAAATTTTTGAAAAAATAACTTTTTTTATTTATTATTTTTTTATCGAATTCATGAACCGGTGTTTTATTTCTGTTGGAACTAAATTGATATTTGGAACGTTTTCGTTGTGTGGTTTTGCTTTTGCCACAATTACTTTTGTGCCGGATTCACTTAATGCGAGTTTGAGTGCATCCCTTAACTGTTCTTCATTAGCTACACCAATTGAATCTATTCCGCATGCTTTTGAAACCTGGTATAAATCAGTACAGGTCGAATGAGTTTCCTGATTTCCAGTTGATCCGTAAGCGCAGTTGTCGACAATTAATAGTAAAAAGTCTTTTGGAGCAGTTTTTCCAATTGTTGCAAGAGAGCCCATGTTCATCAGAACAGAACCATCCCCATCAATTGCAATTACCTTTTCATCTACAGAAAGTGCTAACCCATGTCCGATGGATGATGATAAACCCATCGATCCTAACATGTAGAAGTTTTTTTCCCTGTCGTTTATTTTAAAGAGTTCTTTACTTGGGATTCCGATGTTACAAACAACTATTTCATCGGTCACGTATTCCAGTAAAATTTTAATAATTTCATATCTTGTAAGTTCCATACTATTCCCCGTACTTTTGAATTATTTTTTTTAAATCGAGTTTTCCATTGTGTATTGTAGTTCCAATCAATACTCCAGAAATTCCAAGTTCCTTTGAAATTTTCAAATCTTCTT
It encodes:
- a CDS encoding phosphoadenosine phosphosulfate reductase family protein — encoded protein: MFKEDTKFASPYEIKILNDLTGKNFQEDDLILLEKLSGIDYRKRVYVSEDQIGTLEFDLLDLTWKFIPSPLYYMIEDPKISLKYTKKRLKGKYIKEELLENPEELNEALKDDFEYIGVKIGDFLGVGVRKEDRIKVKDLSRKKELDFQKIADYLENNKENLDEKIEYSIEILQDAVEKYKRKGYVINASFSGGKDSAVCTLISKEVIPDLDVVFIDTGLEYPETLNYVKDFAKKYDINLDTVDGDNFWDNLEKEGIPTKDNRWCNSACKLMPLKRYLKKKYGNKKVLTIDGSRKYESFTRANLDYERKSGFIDFQTNIFPILDWNSLDVWSYIFSKDISYNPMYDKGFERIGCYLCPSALNSEFLRVKKLYPDYFERWVKYLKKYFPESEVLRGFWRWDELPPKMVELEENMGVDIEKKKRLKRITQL
- the recJ gene encoding single-stranded-DNA-specific exonuclease RecJ, which translates into the protein MEYLLNLKRAVKLLRKNREKKILVCTHIDTDGINSRIILEKVLERLNIEAEFLFLRQIDYGTIDTIPFDNDLIIFADLGSGQIDLINEKLKELSKKPKIIILDHHLISNEKIPENIVNVNPHNNGIDGGKEICGAGVCYLFAKICNPRFTDLAKYAVLGAVGDVQSLEGNLIGLNRDLILRDAINAGDISVSPDLQFYGKHTRPLFTSIKYFTDVRTDLTDNDSRIINFINNVNRKHGTNIIPKDYLCDLTFEQKKIMGSEFLHKCSRYIPPAWRIHLPKVIFGESYELVNEEFKSNLKNLEEFSTCINGCSRYDEYEVPLEVLKGDRDKNYSKMLRMLKKHKRNLAGSMDFLRNEVEIVQKENFQYFEVDKNAITGNIVGIVAGMSYSLEKVDWKKPIFAVSEVDGGYKVSARCPKLLSFAQDINLATAINYASKKVGGSGGGHKFACGAYIPEIGDFVNYLEEKL
- a CDS encoding metallophosphoesterase; translated protein: MRIIGLTDLHDRIINFDKLLRYKPDAILISGDFTKRSFVKSENQNDSCDIVHEGDTRIIDFLKNLNERIKVFLIPGNWECSDVKEKMNESGLNVDEKMVKFDDTIFIGLGGSNKTPICSPNEYSEDEIYNRFINILKDENMDIKNNFILISHVPPKDTMADRYDAGNVGSSAVRKIVEEFKPVLCACGHIHESRCIDKIGNSLIVNPSSTGFFIYDTKTKNLEIHDL
- a CDS encoding class III signal peptide-containing protein, whose amino-acid sequence is MVIKKLISKKGQLSMEIGILVMAAVAVAAIAAYFYASNVSNTGKQITNSTNQTTQALADAISDATAELSNLSG
- a CDS encoding class III signal peptide-containing protein; translated protein: MVFFKLTSKKGQVSMEIGILVAAAVAVAAIAAYSYAKNAKAASVDWSSELSETHNQIELIQNNSINWSSINSS
- a CDS encoding class III signal peptide-containing protein gives rise to the protein MKFLEKLTSKKGQVSMEIGILVAAAVAVAAIAAYFYAKNAKAASEDTTGKVTDTLDQLEAVTDSSVNWSSINSSA
- a CDS encoding AtpZ/AtpI family protein yields the protein MIDLAFEIVLPIAFGIIIGYILKNAYSNNCFVLIGFFTGIIVTAFRLYRFMKKHQKQLKENRKRK